A genomic stretch from Malus domestica chromosome 15, GDT2T_hap1 includes:
- the LOC114821662 gene encoding probable mannitol dehydrogenase — protein MVVTPEQEHPKKAFGWAARDSSGVLSPFKFSRRETGEKDICFKVLYCGICHSDLHMVKNEWGSSVYPLIPGHEMVGVVTEVGSKVQKFKVGDKVGVGCMVGSCHACDSCNNHLENYCPKMILTYGARNLDGTITCGGYSDIMVADEHFIVRIPENLPLDGAAPLLCAGITTYSPLRYFGLDKPGMHVGVVGLGGLGHLAVKFAKAMGVKVTVISTSPNKKEEAIEHLHADSFLVSRDEDQMQAAMGTLDGIIDTVSALHPLLPLIGLLKSHGKLVMIGAPEKPLELPVFPLLMGRKIVAGSCIGGMKETQEMIDFSAKHKITADIEVIPIDYLNTAMERLVKADVRYRFVIDIGNTLISSS, from the exons atggtgGTAACTCCAGAGCAAGAGCACCCAAAGAAGGCATTTGGATGGGCTGCTAGAGATTCATCTGGCGTTCTCTCTCCCTTCAAATTCTCAAGAAG GGAAACTGGAGAGAAAGATATTTGTTTCAAAGTTCTGTACTGCGGGATATGTCATTCGGACCTTCACATGGTCAAGAATGAATGGGGTTCCTCTGTCTATCCTCTGATTCCCGG ACATGAAATGGTTGGTGTAGTGACAGAGGTGGGAAGCAAAGTACAAAAATTCAAAGTTGGAGACAAAGTAGGTGTTGGATGCATGGTGGGTTCTTGCCACGCTTGCGACAGTTGTAACAACCACCTCGAGAATTACTGCCCCAAAATGATACTCACTTATGGTGCCAGGAACCTTGACGGCACCATAACATGTGGAGGTTACTCCGACATCATGGTGGCGGATGAGCATTTCATAGTCCGCATTCCAGAAAACCTACCTCTGGATGGTGCTGCTCCTCTCCTATGTGCTGGGATTACAACTTACAGTCCCTTGAGATATTTCGGACTTGACAAACCAGGCATGCATGTGGGCGTGGTGGGTCTAGGTGGTCTAGGGCACCTCGCGGTAAAATTTGCCAAGGCTATGGGGGTTAAGGTCACAGTGATCAGTACCTCCCCTaataagaaggaagaagctATTGAACATCTTCATGCTGATTCATTTTTGGTTAGCCGCGATGAAGATCAAATGCAG GCTGCCATGGGGACATTGGATGGTATCATTGATACGGTTTCCGCACTCCACCCTCTATTGCCTTTGATTGGTTTGTTAAAGTCTCATGGAAAGCTTGTGATGATTGGTGCACCCGAGAAACCACTTGAGCTTCCAGTTTTTCCTTTGCTCATGG GAAGGAAGATAGTGGCCGGTAGTTGCATTGGAGGTATGAAGGAGACACAAGAGATGATTGATTTTTCAGCCAAGCACAAAATAACAGCTGATATTGAGGTTATCCCAATTGATTACTTGAACACTGCCATGGAGCGCCTTGTCAAAGCGGATGTTAGATACCGATTTGTTATCGACATTGGAAACACGTTGATATCTAGCTCTTAA